In Saprospiraceae bacterium, a genomic segment contains:
- a CDS encoding DoxX family protein, with protein MELIIWIFQTLLALVFAGAAMKKLNPSTNNMLAGKQSLPDRKLIFLKILGVLELLGVIGIIVPQLINVYPILTPVTAVCFVLVLTGALFDKIKSKEMKMLPLIVVCILMSIVVAYYRF; from the coding sequence TTTTCAGACTTTACTAGCCCTAGTTTTCGCTGGAGCAGCAATGAAAAAATTAAACCCTTCAACAAATAACATGCTTGCAGGAAAACAATCGCTCCCAGATAGAAAGCTGATTTTTTTAAAAATTCTTGGGGTTTTGGAATTGCTTGGTGTGATTGGAATTATCGTACCTCAGCTTATAAATGTATATCCTATTCTTACTCCCGTTACAGCGGTCTGCTTTGTATTGGTATTAACAGGAGCTTTATTTGATAAAATAAAAAGTAAAGAAATGAAAATGTTGCCTTTAATTGTAGTCTGTATTTTAATGTCAATTGTTGTCGCTTATTATAGGTTCTAA